From the Trichocoleus sp. FACHB-46 genome, one window contains:
- a CDS encoding IS1 family transposase — GDRSSKTFKLLWVIVKCWHCFFYVTDGWKVYSMFIEESDQIVSKTYMTRVEGENTRLRHYLARLHRKTLCYSKSVEMLKCSLRLLLHYLKYRTIPLSA; from the coding sequence GGCGACCGCAGCAGCAAGACCTTCAAGTTGTTATGGGTGATTGTAAAGTGCTGGCACTGTTTCTTCTACGTCACCGATGGATGGAAGGTTTACTCTATGTTCATTGAGGAAAGCGACCAAATTGTCAGTAAGACTTATATGACTCGGGTGGAGGGAGAGAATACCCGACTGAGGCATTATTTAGCACGATTGCACCGGAAAACCTTGTGCTACTCCAAATCAGTTGAGATGTTGAAGTGTTCACTTCGGTTGCTGCTGCATTATTTGAAGTATCGGACAATTCCTCTCTCAGCTTAA